The Streptomyces spororaveus genome includes a region encoding these proteins:
- a CDS encoding NAD(P)H-dependent amine dehydrogenase family protein, with amino-acid sequence MISTVVWGTGNVGRLAIRAVEAHPALQLCAVIVHDPAKVGRDAGELGQLDRPSGVEATDDIEAVLAARPQAVVYAASGDIRPDEALADITRAVRSGAVVVSPALYPLYDHRSAPPEFRDPVLAAVAEGGGSLFASGVDPGWGNDVLPLLLSGLGTTIDAIRCQEIFDYSTYDQPDSVRHLVGMGHPMDYEPMMLMPSIPTMVWGGQIRMMARALGVELDEIRETSDRRALDTTVTTRTMGAFEAGTQGAIRFEVQGIVEGEPRIVIEHVTRIHASCAPDWPVPPDGGDGAHRVVIEGRPRIEVTIEATDEGENRSAGGNATAVGRLVGAIDWLVEAEPGLYDALDIPLRPAIGRLGRKQS; translated from the coding sequence ATGATTTCCACGGTTGTCTGGGGTACTGGCAACGTGGGCCGTCTGGCGATCCGTGCCGTCGAGGCCCATCCCGCGCTCCAACTCTGCGCAGTCATCGTCCACGATCCAGCCAAGGTCGGCCGCGACGCCGGTGAACTCGGGCAACTCGACCGCCCGTCGGGGGTCGAGGCCACCGACGACATCGAAGCCGTACTCGCCGCCCGCCCCCAGGCCGTGGTGTACGCCGCGTCCGGAGACATCCGGCCCGACGAGGCGCTCGCCGACATCACACGGGCCGTCCGGTCGGGCGCGGTCGTCGTGAGCCCCGCCCTGTACCCGCTCTACGATCACCGCAGCGCCCCGCCCGAGTTCCGCGACCCGGTGCTCGCCGCCGTCGCGGAGGGCGGGGGCTCGCTCTTCGCCTCCGGCGTCGACCCCGGGTGGGGCAACGACGTACTCCCGCTCCTGCTCAGCGGACTCGGCACCACCATCGACGCCATCCGCTGCCAGGAGATCTTCGACTACTCCACCTACGACCAGCCGGACTCCGTCCGCCATCTCGTCGGCATGGGCCATCCCATGGACTACGAGCCGATGATGCTCATGCCCTCCATCCCCACCATGGTGTGGGGCGGGCAGATCCGGATGATGGCCCGGGCGCTCGGGGTCGAACTCGACGAGATACGCGAGACCTCGGACCGCCGCGCGCTCGACACCACGGTGACCACCAGGACCATGGGCGCGTTCGAGGCCGGCACCCAGGGCGCCATCCGCTTCGAGGTGCAGGGAATCGTCGAGGGCGAACCCCGCATCGTCATCGAGCACGTCACCCGCATCCACGCCTCGTGCGCACCGGACTGGCCCGTGCCGCCCGACGGCGGCGACGGCGCCCACCGGGTCGTCATCGAGGGCCGCCCGCGCATCGAGGTCACCATCGAGGCCACGGACGAGGGCGAGAACCGCTCGGCGGGCGGCAACGCCACCGCCGTCGGCCGCCTCGTCGGCGCCATCGACTGGCTCGTCGAGGCGGAACCCGGACTCTACGACGCCCTCGACATCCCGCTGCGCCCCGCCATCGGCAGACTCGGAAGGAAGCAGTCATGA
- a CDS encoding helix-turn-helix domain-containing protein yields the protein MNPGTAPGPGPGPEAAADELPAVAPQLRELRRRAGLTLEAAAARARLSPAHLSRLETGRRQPSLPLLLGLARTYGTTVSELLGETPAVADPIVRAGGPGAREADGWTYWQAGGSGRGMQALRVHVPHGRSQGELVRVHPGEEWLHVLEGRLRLHLGEAEYLLEPGDSAHFDSLTPHRIGAASASGADLLFVHTLLQSSLAGLCLGGAATTGPAPARPAPASTPTTMPTHHQ from the coding sequence ATGAACCCCGGTACTGCCCCCGGTCCCGGCCCCGGTCCCGAAGCCGCGGCCGACGAGCTGCCCGCCGTGGCACCACAGCTTCGCGAACTGCGCCGCCGTGCCGGACTCACCCTGGAGGCCGCCGCCGCGCGGGCCCGGCTCTCGCCCGCTCACCTGTCCCGCCTGGAGACCGGCCGCCGCCAGCCCTCGCTGCCGCTGCTGCTCGGACTCGCCCGCACCTACGGTACGACCGTCTCCGAGCTGCTCGGCGAGACCCCCGCCGTCGCGGATCCCATCGTACGGGCCGGCGGTCCGGGCGCCCGCGAGGCCGACGGCTGGACGTACTGGCAGGCAGGCGGCTCCGGGCGGGGGATGCAGGCGCTGCGCGTGCACGTGCCGCATGGCCGCAGCCAGGGCGAGCTGGTCCGCGTACATCCCGGCGAGGAGTGGCTCCACGTCCTGGAGGGTCGGCTGCGGCTGCACCTGGGCGAGGCCGAGTACCTGCTGGAGCCGGGGGACAGCGCGCACTTCGACTCGCTCACCCCGCACCGGATCGGCGCGGCCTCCGCGAGCGGGGCCGACCTGCTCTTCGTCCACACCCTGCTGCAGAGCAGCCTGGCCGGGCTCTGCCTCGGCGGCGCCGCCACGACCGGGCCCGCGCCCGCAAGGCCGGCGCCCGCGTCCACACCCACGACCATGCCCACGCACCACCAGTAA
- a CDS encoding carboxymuconolactone decarboxylase family protein produces MRIDIPEGQHPIEYVWGDMVPGIGMAAANFSLSVYAHTTLGLREFEAARLRVAQINGCVFCLDWRTEREGEKVEEEFSDAVTEWRTTGAFDERTRLAAEYAERYTLDHHGLDEEFWDRMTTHYSQLEIVELTMSIGSWLAFGRLNHVLGLDSVCVLPGH; encoded by the coding sequence ATGAGGATCGACATCCCTGAAGGCCAGCACCCCATCGAGTACGTGTGGGGCGACATGGTCCCCGGCATCGGCATGGCCGCCGCGAACTTCTCCCTGTCGGTGTACGCCCACACCACCCTGGGCCTGCGCGAGTTCGAGGCGGCCCGGCTGCGCGTCGCACAGATCAACGGGTGCGTCTTCTGCCTCGACTGGCGCACCGAGCGGGAGGGGGAGAAGGTCGAGGAGGAGTTCTCCGACGCGGTCACCGAGTGGCGTACGACCGGCGCGTTCGACGAGCGCACCCGGCTGGCGGCGGAGTACGCGGAGCGGTACACCCTCGACCACCACGGGCTCGACGAGGAGTTCTGGGACCGGATGACCACGCACTACAGCCAGCTGGAGATCGTGGAGCTGACGATGAGCATCGGGTCCTGGCTGGCTTTCGGCCGGCTCAACCACGTGCTCGGCCTGGACAGCGTCTGTGTCCTGCCGGGGCACTGA
- a CDS encoding DUF6126 family protein, whose product MSQAEKPATATTPVPAPTSIRARFESKFPRGLIIRLIAYLFVGHLFAFFVYLLFVLGGQNQ is encoded by the coding sequence ATGTCCCAAGCCGAGAAGCCCGCCACCGCGACCACGCCGGTGCCCGCGCCCACGTCCATACGGGCCCGCTTCGAGTCCAAGTTCCCGCGCGGCCTGATCATCCGGCTGATCGCCTACCTGTTCGTCGGCCACCTCTTCGCCTTCTTCGTCTACCTCCTCTTCGTCCTGGGCGGCCAGAACCAGTAA